TCCTGAAGTGCTAGCTCTCCGTCTGATAAATGGACCTGTGGAGCTGTTTGCCTTCAGCGGCTCGGTAGGCGAAAAGGTGCCACTAATTTTTGCAGTAGTAAGCCCGGCCTTGGCCATGCCTACTCTACTGGCTCAATTGAGCGGCAGCGCTATTGAGCGCAATCGGTGGTTTGTCCGCCGCAATGGACAACTTCTAGCTCTCACTCATAGCAATTTTCGCAAGACGATGAGCGAGTACACCGCAGACTGTTTGGCCATTAGTACACAGATTAAGCAGGGCGCTGAAGGGTTCCATTATAAAGACATCCCACAAATTGTCAACCTGTACAACCAGTTTTTGCAGGAATCCGCTAATAAGTAAGTAGACCCTGTTATTTTCACTTCCCACCGCCCAGCTGCAAGGCCGCGTACAGCTGAAACACCCGGTTTTGTAGGCGCGGGTCGTTGATGCCGGAGAGGTTGTCCACGTCGTTGACGTCGTTGAGGCCGGCAATGAAACGGCCACCCACGGAGAAGCCGCCGGCCATTTTCAGGCCCGCGCCGGCCACCAGGCTAAAGTCGCCGCGCTTGAAGCTGCCGGTGGCGGGGCGGTCCACGTTGCCGTAGGCGGGGGTGCCGTCCTCGGCCAGGCCCACTTGCAGGCGGCCGTTCTGATTGGCGCGCAGCAGCACGCCCAGCTGGGGCCCGGCCTCGGCAAACACCGGCCCGATGCGCACCTTAGCCAGCACGGGCACCGTGAAGTATTGGAGCTTGGTGTCGTAGTCGGTGAAGGCCGATTTGAGCCGCCCGCCCTGCACCGAGTACTGCACCTCGGGCTGAATGGACAGCGGCCCCAGCACTTTGAATTCGTAGAGGGCACCCACGTGGTAGAAGGGCTTGTAAGAGGCGTCTTCGCCCACGCGGCCTTCGAGCACAGCTACGTTTAGGCCACCTTTTACCCCGAACTGGGCGTGGGCGGAAGTGCCGAGCAGCAGGCTCAGCAGGACAGACAGCAGGATGTTTTTCATAACAGAAGCAAGTTTAAATAGGACCAGTACAACGGATTACAGTGCTGCCGCAGTGCCCGGTGGTACGAAATATTTTTTCGATAAGCTGCTGTCGAGCAAGTATTTGCTGAAACTGGCTGTAGTCCGAACTAGGTAGTTCGCATAACTCCGTGCCATTAGAGCGACGTTGTTCTTACTGCCCGCCAACACGCGAACTACCTAGTTCGCGCTACAGCCGGAGAGCCGCTTAGGGCCAGCATTGGTTGTATTTTGCACCTCGAAGCTGCGAAGCAAGCCACCCACCGGCGGCTTTTGCGTCTCTGGCCTACTCTTTCTTCATTTGTGCTTTTTCCAGTGCCCACCCCATTCACCTTCGTGCGCCTGCAATACCGCTCCGGCGACTGGGACGCCGTGGACGAGCGGATGCCGGCCAACCTGCTGCACTCTCTGGTTCAGTACACCCAAGTGCCCGTCGACCCCAAGGAGAAAGTGGTGGCCCTGGACTCGCCGGAGCTGTTTCGCTACCCGTTCTGCTACCTTTCGGGGCATCGGCTGGTGCAGTTTTCGGCCCCCGAGAAAAAGAACTTCGAGCAGTACGTGCGTGGCGGCGGCTTCGTGTTCGTCGACGACTGCAACCACGACATCGACGGGCTGTTTGCGCGCTCCTTTGAGGAGCAGATGCGCGTGTGCTTCGGGGCGGGGGCGCTGAAGAAGCTGCCCAAGACGCACCCCATCTACTCCCAGTTTTTCAAGTTCCCCGACGGCCCGCCCAACACCGGCTTCGAGCTGAACGGCTGGGGCGACGACCTCGTGCACGACTACCTCAAGGGCATCACCCTCAACGGCCGCCTCGCCGTGCTCTACTCCAACAAAGACTACGGCTGCGAGTGGGACTACGACTTCCGTAACAAACGCTTCCTGGCCGAAGACAACACCAAGTTCGGGGTGAACATCATTCTGTATGCGCTGACGGCGTGATGCTCGTGCTATGTGTCAGAATTGATAGCCAATCCCCAGCCGTACGTCTGGTCTGAAGCCGGGGCGGACTCTTTCTTGCTGGTAAATATCTCCGAAAGTGGAATAGTACGCGTAAGGATCATTCGTCCGATCAACACCTATCCGCATCTGATAATAAGTTCCGGCAGCCATATCCAGTACAAAGCGGGGGCCAGCATATTTGCCAATGGGTTGTTGCCAGCCCAGTAACAAGCCAGTGGCTATGCGCTTGGCATAAGTTGTAGCGGGGGTATTGCCCCAATATCCCTCGGTGATACGCAGGGCGCGGTAATGCACAACTGGCGACACGTATGCCCCGGCTAATGGTGGAGCATAGCGGCCCGCTGGCAGAGCATAGTACCGTACCAGTATTCCTGCCCCGCTACGCCGCTGAGTAGGGTCGCCACCGTTAACCAGAACCTCGCCGCCCGCACTCCACCGCCCGCTCAAAGAGCGTTCATAGGAAATTAGAACCGGAAACACGAACCCATGATCTTTCCAGAAATTATACGAGATGTTGTAGCCTAGGACCGTACCCCAATCTATACGCACGATATTGGTGGTAGCCCTAGTAGGCCCACTAGAGGTCGAGACAGTGCCATCGGGAGTCCCCTGCGCCTGAGCACTACCCGTAGATTTCCCTACTGCGCTTAGGCAGGAACCCATGCTTCGTTCGTAAGGGGCCAGCAATGAGAGAAGAGGCGTACTATTACCCACGGTTACATTAGCCACTGAACTCACAAGAACAGCTTCGGCGCCAATCTTATAGTAAGTAGGAGGGGCATTATGAGTAAAATTCGGCAGTATAAGTTGAGCGGCTGCTGTGTGAATAGCCGGCAACCCGAAGCTGCACAGTAGTGTTATTGTTGCTTTACATAGCATGCGGTAAAATAGCGGCGTTGCTGGGTAACAGGCCAAACCAAGTTTTTTGTTTTTTAGGCTTTAGGTACCGAATAAATTTACCTCTGAATGGCCCGACCAAGCAGCCATCCAGCACTGCATCGGACTTTAGGCAGTACACCTCTTTTTTGCTTTGTGGCATAGCCCCCAATTTTTTACCTGTGACCGAACAAGACGTACAAAAGCTACTAGCCAAGCTGCCCCAGCTCAAACAAGAAATCGGGAAGGTGATTGTGGGGCAGCAGGAGGTGTTGGAAGAGGTATTGGTGGCCCTGCTGGCCAGCGGGCACGCTTTGCTGGAAGGTGTGCCGGGCCTGGCCAAAACCCTGCTGGTGCGCACCCTGGCCCAGGCCACCGACCTGCCCTTCCGCCGCATCCAGTTCACCCCCGACCTGATGCCGACCGACATCCTGGGCACCGAGATTCTGGAGGAAGACCACGGCACGGGGCACCGGTCGTTTAAGTTCAACGAGGGGCCCATCTTCGCCAGCCTCGTGCTGGCCGACGAAATCAACCGCACGCCGCCCAAAACCCAGGCTGCCCTGCTGGAGGCCATGCAGGAAGGCCACGTGACCTACGCCGGCCAGGAACACGCCCTGCCCCGGCCCTTCTTCCTGCTAGCTACCCAAAACCCCATCGAGCAGAGTGGCACCTACCCCCTGCCCGAAGCCCAGCTCGACCGGTTCCTGCTCTACATCCGCATCGGGTACCCCTCGGAGCAGGAGGAGCTGGCCGTGCTGAGCGGCACCACCGGCGCCGTGCGGCCCGAGGTGAAGCCGGTATTAGGTGGCGAGGAAATTCGGCAGTTGCAGCTGCTGACGCGGCAGGTAAGCATCAGCCCCGAGCTGCTGGGCTTTGTGAACCGGCTGGTGCGGGCCACGCGCCCGGCTACGTCCGGGGTGAAGTTTGTGCAGGACTACGGCCGTTGGGGCGCGGGGCCACGCGCCGGTCAAGCCCTGGTGCTCTGCGCCAAAGCCCGTGCCCTGCTCCACGGCCGCTTTGCCGCCACCTTGGAAGACTTGCATACCCTGGCCCCGGCCGTGCTGCGCCACCGAATTCTGTTGAACTTCAACGCCGAAGCCGAGAACTTGACCCCGGATGATGCCGTGGCGGCGTTGTTAAAGGCTGTGGCTATGTAATTTCTCGCAGTGTTTCGCAGCGTGCTGACGCCTGAACACTGCGAAACACTGCGCCATCCTCTGCGAAACACTGCGAGAAATGTCGTTACTAAAACCAGAACACCTCCACGCCCTGCACAACCTGCCGCTAGCCGCCAAGCAAGCGGCCGAAGGCCTGCTGCACGGCGCCCACCTGAGTCGGCGCCGGGGCGCGGGCCTGGAGTTCAGCCAGTACCGCCCCTACCAGCCCGGCGACGACCTGCGCCGCCTCGACTGGCGCCTGGCGGCCCGCTCCGACCGATATTACCTGCGCGAATCGGAGGTGGACACGAGCCTGGTGGTGCATTTGGTGCTGGACGCCACGGCCAGCATGAACCACCAGGACAGCAACGGCCTCTCGAAGCTCGATTACGCCCGCCTGCTGTGCGCGGCCCTGGCCTACGTGGCCACCCAGCAGGGCGACGCCGTGGCCCTCACCGTGCTGCACCCCGCCGGCCTGCACCACCTGCCGCCCCGCGCCGACGCCCGCCAACTGCCCCGCCTCTACCACGCCCTGGAAAGCATCCAGGCGGCCGGCCGCTTCCCCGATGCCGGCACCCTGGCCCCGCTGACGGCCCGCCGCCAGCCCGCCCTCACCGTGTGCGTGAGCGACCTGTACGAGGAAGGTCAGGAAATGGAGCAGCTGTTTACGCGCCTGCGGGCCGCCTCCGGCGAAGTGCTGCTGCTGCACGTAGTGGCTCGCAACGAGCTGGAATTCAGCTATCGGGGTGCCGTCACGTTTGAAGACCTGGAAACCGGCCGCCAGCTTCAGCTCGACGCCGACCAGCAGCGCCGGGCCTGGCAGCAGCACATGCAGCAGTGGCTGCGCACCACCGCCCAGCAGGCCCGCACCCACGGCTTCGACTACTATCAGTTGACTACCAGCGAGCCACTCACGGCCACGCTGCGGGAGTTTCTGCGGCGGCGCAGCGTGGTGTAGAGCATGAGTGGCCTTGTCCTGCGGAGCGCAGCGCAGTCGAACCGAAGGTCGCCAGATGGAGCAGGACTTAGACTGTGTTTTGGCAAATTCCTAAACCCGCTTTCAGGCCGGCTACTGACGCGGATGAACGTAGCTGCGCCGGCTACCTTATTTTTCTGCTTATTTCGGTATGCTTCGCTATGTACTCCCTATTTTGCTACTGACGGCCGCGCCGGCTGTAGCGCAAACCGTTGAGCCAACTGGAGCCCAGCGCCCAGCCGTCCGCCGGCTACCGGGCCTGCCGCTTGATTCCGCAACCTACCAGATTAGCTTCCGGGGTTCTTTGCCGGTGCCGGGCGTGCCGCGGGCCGAGCTATACGGCCGTGCCCAGGAGTGGGTAGCCCGCCACTTCGAGCAATACGGGGCCGTAGTTCAGCTGGCTTCTCCCGAGCGA
This region of Hymenobacter sp. YIM 151500-1 genomic DNA includes:
- a CDS encoding AAA family ATPase, whose translation is MTEQDVQKLLAKLPQLKQEIGKVIVGQQEVLEEVLVALLASGHALLEGVPGLAKTLLVRTLAQATDLPFRRIQFTPDLMPTDILGTEILEEDHGTGHRSFKFNEGPIFASLVLADEINRTPPKTQAALLEAMQEGHVTYAGQEHALPRPFFLLATQNPIEQSGTYPLPEAQLDRFLLYIRIGYPSEQEELAVLSGTTGAVRPEVKPVLGGEEIRQLQLLTRQVSISPELLGFVNRLVRATRPATSGVKFVQDYGRWGAGPRAGQALVLCAKARALLHGRFAATLEDLHTLAPAVLRHRILLNFNAEAENLTPDDAVAALLKAVAM
- a CDS encoding DUF58 domain-containing protein, which translates into the protein MSLLKPEHLHALHNLPLAAKQAAEGLLHGAHLSRRRGAGLEFSQYRPYQPGDDLRRLDWRLAARSDRYYLRESEVDTSLVVHLVLDATASMNHQDSNGLSKLDYARLLCAALAYVATQQGDAVALTVLHPAGLHHLPPRADARQLPRLYHALESIQAAGRFPDAGTLAPLTARRQPALTVCVSDLYEEGQEMEQLFTRLRAASGEVLLLHVVARNELEFSYRGAVTFEDLETGRQLQLDADQQRRAWQQHMQQWLRTTAQQARTHGFDYYQLTTSEPLTATLREFLRRRSVV
- a CDS encoding porin family protein, giving the protein MKNILLSVLLSLLLGTSAHAQFGVKGGLNVAVLEGRVGEDASYKPFYHVGALYEFKVLGPLSIQPEVQYSVQGGRLKSAFTDYDTKLQYFTVPVLAKVRIGPVFAEAGPQLGVLLRANQNGRLQVGLAEDGTPAYGNVDRPATGSFKRGDFSLVAGAGLKMAGGFSVGGRFIAGLNDVNDVDNLSGINDPRLQNRVFQLYAALQLGGGK
- a CDS encoding DUF4159 domain-containing protein, with the protein product MLFPVPTPFTFVRLQYRSGDWDAVDERMPANLLHSLVQYTQVPVDPKEKVVALDSPELFRYPFCYLSGHRLVQFSAPEKKNFEQYVRGGGFVFVDDCNHDIDGLFARSFEEQMRVCFGAGALKKLPKTHPIYSQFFKFPDGPPNTGFELNGWGDDLVHDYLKGITLNGRLAVLYSNKDYGCEWDYDFRNKRFLAEDNTKFGVNIILYALTA